The following proteins are co-located in the Citrobacter freundii ATCC 8090 = MTCC 1658 = NBRC 12681 genome:
- a CDS encoding sigma-54 interaction domain-containing protein: protein MFELIAEAASSINVFSMARRIAAFNVPVLIHGETGTGKECIAKFIHSIAFAQEASAPYIGVNCAAIPENMLEATLFGYDKGAFTGAVATVPGKMELANNGTLLLDEIGDMPLALQAKILRVLQEQQVERLGSNRLIKLNFRLIACTNKNLEEEVAAGRFREDLYYRMSVIPLTMPPLRERMEDIIPLAESFIKKYSTVLVKNIKLSESSRRALLSYAWPGNVRQLENAIQRGMILNRDGVIYPDTLGLPSIESDSWSEPQWQPKPTAQITTSDNLGQHGRSAQYQYIADLMRKYQGNKTKIADLLGITPRALRYRLASMRKQGIEIFS from the coding sequence ATGTTTGAACTTATCGCCGAAGCAGCCTCAAGCATTAATGTTTTTTCAATGGCAAGGCGTATTGCTGCTTTTAATGTTCCTGTACTTATCCATGGCGAAACCGGTACGGGTAAAGAATGTATCGCCAAATTTATCCACTCGATTGCATTTGCGCAGGAGGCTTCAGCGCCTTATATCGGCGTGAACTGCGCCGCTATTCCTGAAAATATGCTTGAAGCAACGCTCTTTGGTTATGATAAAGGGGCGTTTACCGGGGCGGTGGCCACCGTACCGGGAAAGATGGAATTAGCCAATAATGGTACATTACTGCTGGATGAGATCGGTGACATGCCTTTGGCGCTACAGGCCAAAATACTGCGTGTATTACAGGAACAACAGGTTGAGCGTTTAGGCAGTAACCGTCTAATCAAATTAAATTTTCGTTTAATCGCCTGCACCAATAAGAATCTTGAAGAAGAGGTGGCCGCAGGACGCTTCAGAGAAGATCTCTATTATCGCATGTCAGTGATTCCGTTGACCATGCCGCCTTTGCGCGAGCGTATGGAAGACATTATTCCGCTGGCGGAATCCTTTATTAAAAAATACTCCACAGTGCTGGTAAAAAATATCAAGCTTTCTGAATCGTCACGCCGGGCGTTACTGAGCTATGCGTGGCCGGGTAATGTGCGCCAACTGGAGAACGCCATTCAACGAGGAATGATCCTTAATCGTGATGGCGTCATTTATCCCGATACGTTAGGCCTGCCATCCATTGAGTCCGATTCCTGGAGCGAGCCGCAATGGCAGCCAAAACCCACTGCGCAAATCACCACCAGCGACAATCTGGGCCAGCATGGTCGCAGCGCGCAATATCAATATATCGCTGACCTGATGCGCAAATATCAGGGTAATAAAACCAAAATCGCTGATTTATTAGGAATTACCCCACGTGCGCTTCGTTATCGTCTGGCATCAATGCGAAAACAGGGAATAGAAATCTTTTCCTGA
- a CDS encoding flagellar biosynthetic protein FliQ, with protein MLTIDVAADIVASGIKVVIILVCVLVVPSLLVGMLVSIFQAVTQINEQTLSFLPRLIVTLAVLGICGKWMIVQLSDLCVHLFTQAAILVH; from the coding sequence ATGCTAACCATTGATGTAGCCGCAGACATCGTTGCCAGCGGTATAAAAGTTGTGATCATTTTAGTCTGTGTGTTGGTCGTTCCCAGCCTGCTGGTCGGTATGTTGGTCAGCATTTTTCAGGCTGTGACGCAGATTAACGAACAAACACTTAGTTTTTTACCCAGACTAATCGTCACCCTCGCGGTATTGGGTATTTGCGGAAAATGGATGATCGTCCAGTTGAGCGATCTCTGCGTGCATCTGTTCACTCAGGCCGCCATTCTGGTGCACTGA
- a CDS encoding FliM/FliN family flagellar motor switch protein, with product MSKPEDILEQGFELAPEATTPPAPSVTEKLVARLEDRFSESMSLLKRIPVTLTLEVSSVEVMLADLLNIDDDTVIEMDKLAGEPLDIKVNNILLGKAEVVVVNEKYGLRVLEFNTHEINDLAP from the coding sequence ATGAGTAAGCCAGAAGATATTTTAGAGCAAGGTTTCGAGTTAGCCCCCGAAGCGACTACGCCACCCGCGCCGTCTGTTACAGAAAAGCTGGTGGCGCGTTTAGAAGACCGTTTTTCCGAGTCGATGTCATTACTCAAACGTATTCCGGTCACGCTAACGCTGGAGGTTTCGTCCGTGGAGGTGATGCTGGCCGACCTGCTGAACATTGATGACGACACCGTCATTGAGATGGATAAACTCGCCGGTGAACCGCTGGATATTAAGGTCAATAATATCCTGCTAGGTAAGGCTGAAGTGGTTGTGGTTAACGAAAAATATGGCCTGCGCGTCCTTGAATTCAACACGCATGAAATCAACGACCTTGCACCATGA
- the flhB gene encoding flagellar biosynthesis protein FlhB: MADNSSEEKTEKPSAQKLRKARQEGQLPRSKDMGLAASLFAAFMVISSSFPWYEDFVRESFISVHQYAQNINDPDIIGQFLEHHLLILGKFILTLLPMPVAALFASLVPGGWLFLPKKILPDFSKLSPLKGIGRLFSTDHLVDTGKMTLKAIVLLVMLWISVRNNVAAFLGLQELHFKQAISDGLALYSSIMRNFVILFVFFALIDVPLAKKMFTKGLKMTKQEVKEEYKNQEGKPEVKARIRRLQRQMAMGQIRKVVPKADVVITNPTHYAVALQYDQSRAAAPFVVAKGTDEIALYIRQVAAESNIEIVEFPKLARSVYYTTQVNQQIPFQLYRAIAHVLTYVLQMKHWRDGSQTRPSLNRHISIPKEVLKLDAENN; the protein is encoded by the coding sequence ATGGCGGATAACAGTAGCGAAGAAAAAACAGAAAAACCCTCGGCGCAAAAACTTCGCAAGGCCAGACAAGAGGGACAATTACCGCGTTCAAAAGATATGGGGCTTGCCGCCAGTCTGTTTGCCGCGTTTATGGTGATCTCCAGCAGCTTTCCCTGGTACGAAGATTTCGTGCGTGAAAGCTTTATCAGCGTGCATCAGTACGCGCAGAACATTAATGACCCGGACATCATCGGTCAGTTCCTTGAACACCATCTGCTGATTCTGGGGAAATTCATCCTGACGCTGTTACCCATGCCGGTTGCCGCGCTGTTTGCCTCACTTGTTCCGGGAGGCTGGCTATTCCTGCCGAAGAAAATTTTGCCGGACTTTAGCAAATTAAGCCCGCTCAAAGGTATTGGTCGCCTGTTTTCTACCGATCATCTGGTGGATACCGGCAAGATGACGCTCAAAGCGATAGTGCTGCTGGTGATGCTATGGATCAGCGTACGCAATAACGTTGCCGCGTTTCTCGGCTTACAAGAGCTTCATTTCAAACAGGCCATCAGCGATGGTCTGGCGCTGTACAGCAGCATCATGCGCAACTTCGTCATCCTGTTTGTTTTCTTTGCGTTGATCGATGTCCCTCTGGCGAAAAAAATGTTCACCAAAGGGCTGAAGATGACGAAACAGGAAGTGAAAGAAGAGTATAAAAATCAAGAAGGTAAACCCGAGGTTAAGGCCAGGATCCGTCGCCTGCAACGGCAAATGGCGATGGGGCAAATTCGCAAAGTTGTGCCAAAAGCCGATGTGGTGATCACCAACCCAACCCACTATGCCGTGGCGCTACAGTACGACCAGTCACGCGCCGCAGCGCCTTTCGTGGTTGCCAAAGGCACCGATGAAATCGCGCTGTATATCAGGCAGGTAGCGGCAGAAAGCAATATTGAAATCGTTGAGTTTCCTAAGCTGGCACGCTCCGTTTATTACACCACCCAGGTGAATCAACAGATCCCATTTCAACTGTATCGGGCGATTGCACACGTCCTGACCTATGTACTGCAAATGAAACACTGGCGTGATGGTTCCCAAACCCGCCCTTCTCTGAACAGACATATTTCCATTCCAAAAGAGGTTCTTAAACTGGATGCCGAAAACAACTAA
- a CDS encoding C40 family peptidase: MFFVSAPRCFLPGLLSLCVVLSLPSVAKVQPHLSDAHLSYATHLRMRNRARLLKQYHAQVKKQASYVVEGNAESKSALRQQNRALIKQHPEWFPGPLKASDHRWQELAENDHFLSSNHLHNITEVAIHRLEQQLGKPYLWGGTDPDEGFDCSGLIFYAYNKILAAKLPRTANEMYHYRRATIVANRDLRRGDLVFFHIHSRDIADHMGVYLGQGQFIESPRTGETIRVSNLSDDFWQDHYLGARRILTENTIL, from the coding sequence ATGTTTTTTGTCTCTGCACCCCGTTGCTTCTTGCCGGGTCTGCTGTCTTTGTGTGTTGTGCTGTCTTTACCGTCTGTCGCCAAAGTTCAGCCCCATTTATCTGACGCCCATTTAAGCTATGCGACTCACTTGCGGATGCGTAACCGCGCCCGGCTGCTGAAGCAGTATCACGCGCAGGTAAAAAAGCAGGCAAGCTACGTGGTGGAAGGCAACGCAGAAAGTAAAAGCGCGCTGCGCCAGCAGAACCGGGCGCTGATTAAACAGCACCCGGAGTGGTTCCCTGGCCCACTAAAAGCCAGCGACCATCGCTGGCAGGAACTGGCTGAGAATGACCATTTTCTCAGTAGCAATCATCTACACAATATCACTGAAGTGGCCATCCACCGACTTGAGCAACAGCTCGGTAAACCCTATTTGTGGGGCGGTACCGATCCGGATGAAGGGTTTGACTGTAGCGGGCTGATTTTTTATGCCTACAACAAAATCCTGGCGGCAAAATTGCCCCGGACAGCGAATGAAATGTATCACTATCGACGGGCTACTATTGTCGCTAACCGCGATCTTCGCCGTGGTGATTTAGTGTTCTTTCATATTCACAGCCGGGATATTGCCGATCATATGGGCGTCTATTTGGGGCAGGGACAATTTATTGAATCACCACGGACAGGAGAAACAATTCGGGTGAGCAATTTATCCGATGACTTCTGGCAGGATCATTATCTTGGCGCTCGTCGTATTCTTACGGAAAATACGATTCTGTAA
- the lpcA gene encoding D-sedoheptulose 7-phosphate isomerase, with protein sequence MYQDLIRNELSEAAETLANFLKDDANIHAIQRAAVLLADSFKAGGKVLSCGNGGSHCDAMHFAEELTGRYRENRPGYPAIAISDVSHISCVSNDFGYDYVFSRYVEAVGREGDVLLGISTSGNSGNVIKAIAAAREKGMKVITLTGKDGGKMAGSADIEIRVPHFGYADRIQEIHIKVIHILIQLIEKEMVKP encoded by the coding sequence ATGTACCAGGATCTTATTCGTAACGAACTGAGCGAAGCGGCGGAAACGCTGGCTAATTTTCTTAAAGATGACGCCAATATTCACGCCATTCAGCGCGCGGCGGTCCTGTTGGCAGACAGCTTTAAAGCCGGCGGTAAGGTACTCTCTTGCGGTAACGGCGGTTCCCATTGCGACGCGATGCACTTTGCCGAAGAGCTGACCGGACGCTATCGTGAAAACCGTCCTGGTTACCCTGCTATCGCTATCTCTGACGTCAGCCATATCTCCTGCGTCAGCAACGATTTCGGTTACGATTATGTGTTCTCTCGCTACGTAGAAGCCGTGGGTCGTGAGGGAGATGTCCTGTTAGGCATCTCGACTTCGGGTAATTCCGGTAACGTAATTAAAGCGATTGCCGCAGCGCGTGAGAAAGGGATGAAAGTTATCACCCTGACCGGTAAAGATGGCGGCAAAATGGCGGGCAGCGCGGATATCGAAATTCGCGTGCCGCACTTTGGCTACGCTGATCGTATTCAGGAAATTCATATCAAAGTGATCCATATCCTGATCCAGTTGATCGAAAAAGAGATGGTTAAACCATAA
- a CDS encoding FliM/FliN family flagellar motor switch protein encodes MLKYSQTPGIFKLEGNRLGRPYHRLPTMFTGSFDTIESHLGNYFLKKHRTNITLKKIHCEMDVINKSAELLVSQVGHLAFDIDRALLLMLLGNFYGLASSLADEKSQDDLPTKTEIRLRSRLALDICNTIFNKNISGIPLTLKPDSSTIQTHWAYQLTFVLGDDENCSFRILLDDSHTDYILNLIRHSEHGEKKKQIDKASAETRKKTLIKEIIHTLPLTMNVKIAEIPLNVADLTTIKPGDILPIAMPDTFPVYIGKSELFNALIVEDKDKLFLSELTSKTEKSYE; translated from the coding sequence ATGCTGAAATATAGTCAAACGCCCGGAATCTTTAAACTTGAAGGAAACCGGCTTGGACGTCCATATCATCGTCTGCCGACTATGTTTACGGGAAGTTTTGATACAATTGAATCACATCTTGGAAACTACTTCCTGAAAAAACATCGCACAAATATAACACTTAAAAAAATACACTGCGAGATGGATGTTATCAATAAAAGTGCGGAATTATTAGTTTCTCAGGTTGGGCATCTGGCCTTTGATATCGACCGCGCATTATTGTTAATGTTATTAGGTAACTTTTATGGATTGGCATCATCTCTCGCCGACGAGAAGTCACAGGATGATTTACCAACCAAAACAGAAATCCGGTTGCGAAGCAGACTGGCGCTGGATATTTGTAATACCATTTTTAATAAAAATATATCCGGTATTCCACTGACACTCAAACCCGACAGCAGCACCATACAAACCCACTGGGCTTATCAGCTTACATTTGTATTAGGTGATGATGAGAATTGCAGTTTCCGCATCTTACTGGACGATTCGCATACCGATTACATTCTGAATTTAATCCGCCATAGCGAGCACGGCGAGAAAAAAAAGCAGATTGATAAAGCCAGCGCTGAGACGCGTAAAAAAACGCTGATCAAAGAAATTATCCATACGCTGCCGCTAACCATGAACGTGAAGATTGCAGAAATTCCGCTGAATGTTGCCGACCTGACGACGATTAAACCCGGCGATATTTTACCGATTGCGATGCCTGATACTTTCCCTGTGTATATCGGGAAATCCGAATTATTTAATGCCCTGATCGTAGAGGATAAAGACAAACTGTTTTTGTCCGAATTAACGAGCAAGACGGAGAAATCCTATGAGTAA
- a CDS encoding class II glutamine amidotransferase, with translation MCELLGMSANVPTDICFSFTGLVQRGGGTGPHKDGWGITFYEGKGCRTFKDPQPSFNSPIAKLVQDYPIKSCSVIAHIRQANRGEVALENTHPFTRELWGRNWTYAHNGQLSGYKSLETGNFRPVGETDSEKAFCWLLHKLTERYPRTPGNMTAVFKYIAMLAGELREKGVFNMLLSDGRYVMAFCSTNLFWITRRAPFGVATLLDQDVEIDFSSETTPNDVVTVIATQPLTGNETWQKIMPGEWALFCLGERVV, from the coding sequence ATGTGCGAACTGCTCGGGATGAGCGCCAATGTGCCAACCGATATCTGCTTTAGCTTCACCGGGCTGGTCCAGCGCGGCGGAGGTACCGGGCCGCACAAAGACGGCTGGGGTATTACGTTTTATGAAGGTAAGGGCTGCCGTACGTTTAAAGATCCGCAACCCAGCTTTAATTCGCCTATCGCCAAACTGGTACAAGACTATCCCATCAAATCCTGTTCCGTGATTGCCCATATTCGTCAGGCGAATCGTGGAGAAGTTGCGCTGGAAAATACCCATCCATTTACCCGTGAACTATGGGGACGTAACTGGACGTATGCCCATAACGGGCAACTCAGCGGTTATAAATCACTGGAGACCGGTAATTTCCGCCCGGTCGGTGAAACCGACAGCGAAAAAGCTTTCTGCTGGCTGCTCCACAAGCTGACGGAGCGTTATCCGCGCACGCCTGGCAATATGACGGCGGTGTTTAAATATATCGCGATGCTGGCAGGAGAACTGCGGGAGAAGGGCGTCTTCAACATGCTGTTGTCTGACGGACGTTATGTGATGGCCTTCTGCTCGACCAATTTGTTTTGGATCACGCGTCGTGCGCCGTTTGGCGTGGCGACATTGCTGGATCAGGATGTGGAGATTGATTTTAGCTCAGAGACCACACCCAATGATGTGGTCACCGTGATTGCCACTCAACCGTTAACCGGCAATGAAACCTGGCAAAAGATTATGCCAGGCGAGTGGGCATTATTTTGTCTCGGGGAGCGTGTAGTTTGA
- the fliP gene encoding flagellar type III secretion system pore protein FliP (The bacterial flagellar biogenesis protein FliP forms a type III secretion system (T3SS)-type pore required for flagellar assembly.) has translation MKRAPTLTLLLGISLLILSPFACAHGGDIPLLNVISHGNSQEYSVKIQVLILMTLVGILPTLVLMMTCFTRFIIVLSLLRQALGLQQTPPNRILIGIALSLTMLVMRPIWLNIYDHAVVPFENDQITLPDALSTAASPLKRFMLAQTNKKAIAQIMEIANAKGNAVDQDLSIVVPAYVLSELKTAFQIGFMIYIPFLVIDLIVASVLMAMGMMMLSPLIVSLPFKLMLFVLIDGWALTVGTLTSNIRGLGLG, from the coding sequence ATGAAACGCGCGCCAACACTCACGCTCTTACTGGGTATCTCGTTACTCATCCTTTCTCCCTTTGCCTGCGCGCATGGGGGAGATATCCCGTTGCTGAATGTGATTTCACACGGAAATAGCCAGGAGTACAGCGTAAAAATCCAGGTCTTGATCCTGATGACCCTGGTGGGCATTCTGCCTACCCTGGTGCTGATGATGACCTGTTTTACCCGTTTTATTATTGTTCTTTCTCTGCTGCGTCAGGCGTTAGGGCTGCAACAAACGCCGCCGAACCGCATATTGATTGGCATTGCGCTGTCGTTAACCATGCTGGTAATGCGCCCAATCTGGCTCAATATTTACGATCATGCCGTTGTCCCTTTTGAAAACGATCAAATCACGCTCCCCGACGCGCTAAGCACTGCCGCCTCGCCATTGAAGCGCTTTATGCTGGCGCAGACTAACAAAAAGGCGATAGCGCAGATCATGGAGATCGCCAACGCGAAAGGGAATGCAGTCGATCAGGATCTTTCCATTGTCGTTCCCGCCTATGTGCTAAGCGAACTCAAAACCGCCTTCCAGATAGGTTTTATGATTTACATTCCGTTCCTGGTGATCGACCTGATCGTCGCCAGCGTACTGATGGCGATGGGGATGATGATGCTGTCACCGCTGATCGTTTCGCTGCCCTTTAAGCTGATGCTGTTTGTGCTTATTGATGGCTGGGCGCTGACCGTTGGGACGCTGACCTCCAACATTCGCGGTCTGGGACTGGGCTAA
- the dpaA gene encoding peptidoglycan meso-diaminopimelic acid protein amidase: MRKIAFFLAMLLLPCVSFAGLLSSSSPTTPVSKEYKQQLMGSPVYIQIFKEERTLDLYVKMGEQYQLLDSYKICNYSGGLGPKQRQGDFKSPEGFYSVQRGQLKPDSRFYKAINIGFPNAYDRAHGYEGKYLMIHGACVSVGCYAMTDNGIDEIFQFVTGALVFGQSSVQVSIYPFRMTDANMQRHKFSYYKDFWAQLKPGYDYFEQTRKPPTVSVVDGRYVVSKPLSHEVVQPQLASNYTLPETK; the protein is encoded by the coding sequence ATGCGTAAAATCGCATTTTTTCTTGCGATGCTTTTATTGCCGTGCGTTTCGTTTGCCGGTTTGCTGAGCAGCAGCAGCCCGACTACGCCTGTCAGCAAAGAATATAAGCAGCAATTAATGGGCTCCCCCGTTTATATCCAGATCTTCAAAGAAGAGCGAACGTTGGATCTGTACGTCAAGATGGGCGAACAGTATCAATTGCTCGACAGTTATAAGATCTGTAATTATTCCGGTGGCTTAGGGCCGAAACAGCGTCAGGGTGATTTCAAAAGTCCGGAAGGATTTTACAGCGTTCAGCGTGGACAGCTGAAACCGGATAGCCGCTTCTATAAAGCGATTAACATTGGTTTCCCTAATGCCTACGATCGCGCACACGGTTATGAAGGTAAATACCTGATGATCCACGGCGCCTGTGTTTCCGTCGGCTGCTACGCAATGACCGACAACGGCATTGATGAGATTTTCCAGTTTGTGACCGGCGCTCTGGTGTTCGGACAATCCAGCGTACAGGTGAGCATTTATCCGTTCCGCATGACCGATGCCAACATGCAGCGCCATAAGTTTTCGTATTACAAAGATTTCTGGGCCCAGTTAAAGCCAGGATACGATTACTTTGAACAAACGCGTAAGCCACCGACCGTTTCCGTCGTCGATGGTCGTTACGTCGTCAGCAAGCCGTTGAGCCACGAAGTCGTTCAGCCGCAACTGGCATCAAACTACACGCTCCCCGAGACAAAATAA
- the fliR gene encoding flagellar biosynthetic protein FliR — protein sequence MRETDITQLSNLILGMWFPFVRIMAFIHYAPVLDNAALTIRIRIILSLALAFIITPLIPHPVPTSLLSMNSIILTTEQFLWGILFGLMLQFLFLALQLAGQILSFNMGMSMAVMNDPSSGASTTVLAEMINIYAVILFFAMDGHLLLVSILFKGFTYWPIGNALHPQSLRTISLALGWVFAAATLLALPTTFIMLIVQGCFGLLNRIAPPLNLYSLGFPINMLAGLICFATLLYNLPDHYLHLANFVLQQLDALKGHYGG from the coding sequence ATGCGCGAAACCGATATTACACAGTTAAGTAATCTGATACTGGGAATGTGGTTTCCCTTCGTACGCATTATGGCGTTTATTCACTACGCACCAGTACTGGATAATGCCGCGCTGACCATACGTATACGCATTATTTTGTCACTGGCGTTGGCCTTTATCATTACGCCGCTTATCCCCCACCCGGTGCCCACCAGCCTGCTGTCGATGAACAGTATTATTTTGACCACGGAGCAGTTTCTGTGGGGAATACTTTTCGGCCTGATGCTGCAGTTTTTATTTTTAGCGCTACAACTGGCGGGCCAAATCCTCTCTTTTAATATGGGGATGAGCATGGCGGTGATGAACGACCCCAGCAGCGGCGCGTCAACGACGGTACTGGCGGAAATGATCAACATCTACGCGGTGATACTGTTTTTTGCCATGGATGGGCATCTGCTGCTGGTGAGCATTTTATTCAAAGGCTTTACTTACTGGCCGATTGGCAATGCGTTGCATCCGCAATCTCTGCGCACGATTTCTCTGGCGCTGGGCTGGGTATTCGCTGCCGCCACGCTGCTGGCGCTGCCGACAACCTTTATCATGCTGATTGTTCAGGGCTGCTTTGGTCTGCTAAACCGTATTGCGCCGCCGCTCAACCTGTACTCATTAGGTTTTCCCATTAACATGCTGGCGGGCCTGATCTGCTTTGCGACTCTGCTTTACAACCTGCCCGACCACTATTTGCACCTGGCGAATTTCGTCTTACAGCAGCTTGACGCGCTGAAGGGGCACTATGGCGGATAA
- the flhA gene encoding flagellar biosynthesis protein FlhA, whose protein sequence is MPKTTKQFLALLRNGNIGIPLVILCILAMVILPLPPALLDILFTFNIVLAVMVLLVAVSAKRPLEFSLFPTILLITTLMRLTLNVASTRVVLLHGHMGAGAAGKVIESFGQVVIGGNFVVGFVVFIILMIINFIVVTKGAERISEVSARFTLDAMPGKQMAIDADLNAGLINQAQAQARRKDVAGEADFYGAMDGASKFVRGDAIAGMMILAINLIGGVCIGIFKYDLSAEAAFQQYVLMTIGDGLVAQIPSLLLSTAAAIIVTRVSDSGDIATDVRSQLLASPSVLYTATSIMFVLAVVPGMPHFPFLIFSALLGFTAWRMSKRPKVAETDEKNLETLTKTIAETTEQQVSWETIPLIEPISLSLGYKLVSLVDKSKGNPLTQRIRGVRQVISDTNGVLLPEIRIRENFRLKPTQYAIFINGIKADEADIPADKLMALPSSETYGEIDGVLGHDPAYGMPVTWIVPAQKAKALNMGYQVIDSASVIATHVNKIIRNYIPELFNYDDITQLHNRLSSMAPRLAEDLSAALNYSQLLKVYRALLIEGVSLRDIVTIATVLVASSTVTKDHILLTADVRLALRRSITHPFVRKDELAVYTLNSELENLLANVVNQAQQSGKVVLDSVPVDPNMLNQFQTNMPQIKEQMKAAGKEPVLLVAPQLRPLLARYARLFAPGLQVLSYNEVPDELELKIMGALS, encoded by the coding sequence ATGCCGAAAACAACTAAACAATTCCTCGCGCTGCTGCGTAACGGTAACATCGGCATTCCGCTGGTCATACTGTGTATCCTGGCGATGGTGATCCTGCCGTTACCACCGGCCCTGCTGGATATTCTGTTCACCTTTAACATCGTGCTGGCGGTGATGGTGCTGCTGGTGGCCGTTTCCGCAAAACGCCCGCTCGAATTCAGCTTGTTCCCGACCATTTTGCTGATCACCACCTTAATGCGCTTGACCCTGAACGTGGCGTCAACACGCGTGGTGTTACTGCATGGGCATATGGGCGCAGGCGCTGCCGGTAAGGTGATTGAGTCTTTCGGTCAGGTGGTGATCGGCGGTAACTTTGTCGTCGGTTTTGTGGTGTTCATCATTCTGATGATCATTAACTTTATCGTGGTGACCAAAGGTGCGGAGCGTATCTCCGAAGTTTCTGCCCGCTTTACGCTGGACGCCATGCCCGGTAAGCAGATGGCGATCGACGCCGATCTGAACGCAGGACTGATTAATCAGGCGCAGGCGCAAGCGCGACGTAAAGATGTGGCGGGCGAAGCGGATTTCTATGGCGCGATGGATGGTGCGTCAAAGTTCGTGCGCGGCGATGCCATCGCTGGGATGATGATCCTGGCTATCAACCTGATCGGCGGCGTCTGTATCGGGATCTTTAAATACGATTTAAGCGCCGAAGCCGCCTTCCAGCAATACGTCCTGATGACCATCGGTGACGGCCTGGTCGCCCAGATCCCTTCTCTGCTGTTGTCGACAGCTGCAGCGATCATCGTCACCCGCGTAAGCGACAGCGGCGATATTGCCACGGACGTGCGTAGCCAACTGCTGGCCAGCCCCTCCGTGCTGTATACCGCCACCAGCATTATGTTTGTGCTGGCAGTGGTGCCGGGGATGCCGCATTTCCCCTTCCTGATTTTCAGCGCCCTGCTGGGATTCACCGCCTGGCGCATGAGCAAGCGACCGAAGGTGGCTGAGACCGACGAGAAAAATCTCGAAACGCTGACCAAAACCATCGCTGAAACCACCGAGCAGCAGGTCAGTTGGGAAACCATCCCCTTAATAGAACCTATCAGCCTAAGCCTGGGATATAAGCTGGTGTCGTTGGTCGATAAATCCAAAGGGAATCCGCTCACTCAACGCATTCGCGGTGTGCGACAGGTGATCTCAGACACGAACGGCGTACTGCTGCCGGAAATTCGCATCCGCGAAAACTTCCGCCTTAAACCGACCCAGTACGCCATTTTTATCAATGGGATCAAGGCCGATGAAGCCGATATTCCCGCAGATAAGCTGATGGCGCTGCCCTCCAGTGAAACCTATGGCGAGATCGACGGTGTTTTAGGCCACGATCCAGCCTATGGTATGCCGGTCACCTGGATTGTTCCGGCGCAAAAAGCTAAAGCGTTAAATATGGGGTACCAGGTTATTGATAGTGCCAGCGTCATTGCGACGCATGTGAATAAGATCATTCGTAACTATATTCCAGAGCTATTTAATTACGATGATATTACGCAGTTGCATAACCGCCTCTCTTCTATGGCGCCACGTCTGGCGGAAGATTTGAGCGCAGCGCTGAATTACAGCCAGCTCTTGAAAGTGTACCGGGCGCTGCTTATCGAAGGTGTGTCATTGCGCGATATCGTCACCATAGCCACCGTACTTGTCGCCAGTAGCACCGTGACCAAAGATCATATTTTGTTAACGGCAGATGTGCGTCTGGCGCTACGTCGCAGCATTACCCACCCGTTTGTGCGCAAAGATGAGCTGGCCGTATATACGCTGAACAGTGAACTGGAGAATCTGCTGGCGAATGTGGTGAATCAGGCTCAGCAAAGTGGAAAAGTGGTGCTGGATAGCGTGCCGGTCGATCCCAATATGCTGAATCAGTTTCAGACCAATATGCCGCAGATAAAAGAACAGATGAAAGCGGCGGGGAAAGAGCCTGTGCTGCTGGTCGCGCCGCAGTTACGTCCTTTGCTCGCGCGCTATGCGCGCCTGTTTGCCCCGGGCCTACAGGTGTTGTCTTATAACGAAGTTCCGGATGAACTGGAATTAAAGATCATGGGGGCGTTAAGTTAA